One stretch of Vulpes lagopus strain Blue_001 chromosome X, ASM1834538v1, whole genome shotgun sequence DNA includes these proteins:
- the TCEAL1 gene encoding transcription elongation factor A protein-like 1: protein MEKPCKENEQPQSAPKTDEERPPVELSPEKQSPEEPSSEEQSSEEEFFPEELLPELLPEMLVSEERPPQERLSRRDLFEERPPMEQPPCGVGKHKLEEGSFKERLARSRPQFRGDIHGRNLSNEEMIKVAEEMEEMKRVRNKLMVMHWKARRNRPYPI from the coding sequence ATGGAAAAACCctgcaaagaaaatgaacagcCACAGAGCGCACCCAAGACTGATGAGGAGCGACCTCCTGTGGAGCTCTCTCCTGAAAAGCAGTCTCCGGAGGAACCGTCTTCCGAGGAGCAGTCGTCGGAGGAGGAGTTCTTTCCTGAGGAGCTCCTTCCCGAGCTCCTTCCCGAGATGCTCGTGTCCGAAGAGCGCCCTCCTCAGGAGCGCCTTTCTAGAAGGGACCTTTTTGAGGAGCGCCCTCCCATGGAGCAGCCTCCTTGTGGAGTGGGAAAACATAAGCTAGAAGAAGGAAGCTTTAAAGAGAGGCTGGCTCGCTCTCGCCCGCAATTTAGAGGGGACATACATGGCAGAAATTTAAGCAATGAGGAGATGATAAAGGTAGCAGAGgagatggaagaaatgaaaagagtacggaacaaactgatggtcatgCATTGGAAGGCAAGACGGAACCGTCCTTATCCTATTTAA